The following coding sequences lie in one Zingiber officinale cultivar Zhangliang chromosome 2B, Zo_v1.1, whole genome shotgun sequence genomic window:
- the LOC122047515 gene encoding transcription initiation factor IIB-like, with protein sequence MGDAYCSDCKKSTEVVFDHSAGDTVCSECGLVLEAHSIDETSEWRTFANESGDNDPVRVGGPSNPLLADGGLSTVISKPNGAQGDFLSSSLGRWQNRGSNPDRTLILAFKTIATMADRLGLVATIKDRANEIYKKVEDLKSVKGRNQDAILAACLYIACRQEDKPRTVKEICSVANGATKKEIGRAKEFIVKQLEVEMGQSMEMGTIHAGDFLRRFCSHLGMTNQAVKAAQEAVQKSEELDIRRSPISVAAAIIYMITQLSDEKKPLKDISLATGVAEGTIKNSYKDLYPYASRIIPTFYAKEEDLKNLCSP encoded by the exons ATGGGGGACGCCTACTGCTCTGACTGCAAGAAGAGCACGGAGGTGGTGTTCGACCACTCGGCGGGGGACACCGTGTGCTCCGAGTGCGGGCTGGTGCTGGAGGCGCACTCCATAGACGAGACCTCCGAGTGGAGGACGTTCGCGAACGAGTCGGGGGACAACGACCCGGTCCGCGTCGGCGGCCCCAGCAACCCCCTCCTCGCGGACGGCGGACTCTCCACCGTCATCTCCAAGCCCAACGGCGCGCAGGGGGATTTCCTCTCGTCTTCGCTGGGCCGGTGGCAGAACCGTGGATCCAACCCCGACCGGACCCTCATCCTCGCCTTCAAGACCATCGCCACCATGGCCGATag GTTGGGTCTTGTCGCCACTATAAAG GACCGAGCCAATGAAATATATAAGAAGGTGGAAGATTTGAAGTCTGTCAAGGGACGAAATCAAGATGCAATTTTAGCTGCTTGTCTATACATTGCTTGCCGCCAGGAGGACAAACCTCGAACTGTCAAAG AGATTTGTTCGGTTGCTAATGGAGCTACAAAGAAGGAAATAGGTCGGGCCAAAGAGTTCATTGTTAAACAACTTGAAGTTGAGATGGGACAATCTATGGAGATGGGCACAATTCATGCTGGAGATTTCTTG AGACGATTCTGTTCACATCTTGGCATGACAAATCAAGCAGTTAAAGCAGCTCAGGAAGCAGTTCAAAAATCAGAGGAACTTGACATTAG GAGGAGTCCCATTTCAGTTGCAGCAGCTATTATTTACATGATAACTCAGCTATCTGATGAAAAAAAACCCCTCAAAG ACATATCACTTGCAACTGGGGTTGCAGAAGGCACCATAAAGAACTCGTACAAAGATCTCTATCCTTATGCTTCCAGGATCATCCCTACCTTCTATGCCAAGGAAGAGGATCTAAAGAACCTCTGCAGCCCATAA